The Candidatus Hydrogenedens sp. nucleotide sequence GAGAAGAGGTTTTTTATCACGAATTTGGAGATTTTTAAGAGGGAAATAAATTATCCATAAATTTGTCTTTTTCCTAAAAAATTCTATTGTGATTAATCTGTTTTACCTGACTGAATCTTTCAAAGATTGATTTTTATCAGTACTCCCGTAGTAATTATAAATTAGCTCCTTAAATTGTGGGGTATTCCGTATTGAATCAAAATCGGGGTCATTTTTTGCATCATATCTAAAATTAGGGTTTTTGTCCAATGCCTGTTTTAAGTATTTTATAGCGGTATCCGCATCTCCCTGAATAGATTTAAGACATGCCAAATTGTAGTATGGTTTGCCATGATTTGGGAAAATTTCTATCGCTTTTTTGTAGTAGAGTTCTGCTTTGTCATAATCACCAGTTTCTACTAAAAAGTTTGCATAATTGTTATAGGCGTTTATATCTTCTGGGTCTATCTGAATAGCCTTTTCAAAGTTTTGTTTTGCTAATTCGAGGTACTTTTTATCCTCCGTATTGTTGAACTCATTTCGATACAATGTTGCTAAAAAAGAGTAATATCTCGCCTTGTTTGGGTTGCAATTTATGGCTTGTTGTAAATAAGTTTCACATGCCTCGAAGGTAGAAATAGAGTATTTAAACCCTATATAGCCAAGATAACAATAAGCCTCGCACCAATCAGGATTTTTATTGAGCACCCCATACAATTTATTAAATGCAGTTGTGAATTCTCGTTCTCTTATATATTGCACTGCCAGTATAAAGTCTGCTTCTGTTGAAGTGTCCTTCCGCTTCTCAATTTCCACACTCGCCTCTCTAATCAACTTCTTTGTGCTTTCATAATATACAAGTGGGTCATCCTCAAGAGCAGATAAGGCTACCCGTATTAATTCTTTATAATAGTTATCCTCATTATGCCCTATTTTATTATTTAATGCTGTGATTTTTAATATAGACACTAATGGGTTATAATGAAAAATCAATACAGATACCAGCAAAATAAATATGATTGCGAATATTATGATTCGCACCCATTTTGACATAAGTAAAAACCTTTTTCCTTAATGTATGTAAGATATACTAACATACATTTAAAAACTAACTGAAATCTAAGAATATCATCTCTGAATAAATATCTACCTATTACTACAACCCAAAAATGATATTAATACCTTATCTAAGATA carries:
- a CDS encoding tetratricopeptide repeat protein; translated protein: MSKWVRIIIFAIIFILLVSVLIFHYNPLVSILKITALNNKIGHNEDNYYKELIRVALSALEDDPLVYYESTKKLIREASVEIEKRKDTSTEADFILAVQYIREREFTTAFNKLYGVLNKNPDWCEAYCYLGYIGFKYSISTFEACETYLQQAINCNPNKARYYSFLATLYRNEFNNTEDKKYLELAKQNFEKAIQIDPEDINAYNNYANFLVETGDYDKAELYYKKAIEIFPNHGKPYYNLACLKSIQGDADTAIKYLKQALDKNPNFRYDAKNDPDFDSIRNTPQFKELIYNYYGSTDKNQSLKDSVR